Proteins from a genomic interval of Amycolatopsis sp. cg13:
- a CDS encoding YhjD/YihY/BrkB family envelope integrity protein produces the protein MPCWSSSRRSSWRRFLRHLHRQALDLVDSAIASRTAVGLTGLAAAAYSGLGWMRHLREALTLQHGDAPARRGVFRTVLYDFAALLGLSVGLAASGALTFVRSGTLLTACALVANWAVFLVVLAKFPRRPVPLRSVWVGAAIGAYSGR, from the coding sequence ATGCCTTGCTGGAGCAGTTCCAGACGTTCGTCCTGGCGCAGGTTCCTCCGGCATTTGCACCGGCAGGCGCTCGACCTGGTCGACAGCGCGATCGCGTCACGCACCGCCGTCGGTCTAACCGGACTGGCTGCCGCCGCCTACTCCGGTCTCGGGTGGATGCGCCACCTTCGCGAGGCTCTGACCCTGCAGCACGGGGACGCTCCTGCTCGCCGCGGCGTGTTTAGGACTGTTCTCTACGATTTCGCTGCGCTGCTGGGTCTCAGTGTCGGTCTCGCCGCTTCGGGCGCACTCACCTTTGTCCGGTCCGGGACTCTGCTGACCGCTTGCGCCCTGGTCGCCAATTGGGCAGTCTTCTTGGTGGTACTGGCGAAATTCCCCCGGCGCCCGGTGCCGTTGCGCAGTGTTTGGGTTGGTGCCGCTATTGGCGCGTATTCAGGCCGGTGA